gtgctggagcaggtccagagaaggacaaccaagctggggaagggccttgaacacaaatcttgtaaggaacagctgagggaactggggttgttcagtgttcagaagaggaagctgaggggagacctccttgccctccacaactccctgaaaggaggttggagccagctggggttggcctcttctctcatgccacaagtgacaggacaagaggaaaaggcttcaagttgtgccaggggaggttcaggttggatattaggacaaatttcttcccagaaagaagttctcaggcactggaacaggctgcccagggaagtggtggagtcaccatccctggaggggtttaaaagatgctgagggatgtggtttagtggcagtgccttagcagcagtggtggcattgtgagctccaggtgagtggctgggcttgatgagcTCAAAGatttcttccaacctcaacagttccaAGATTCTAGGGTTCTAAATGCACACTATGGGATGCAGCCACCTGACCCTGGCACTGGTGTGCTAAGGACCTTTCCTATGCAGGCATTTGGAGGTGGCAGGGCCCAGaagccctgtgcccagcagcctgaggggtgggtgagatggttgctggcagcagcaggggtggcaCTGCCATCCAGCTGGTGGCAGGGGGAACCCACAGCCCCACTGCTCattccagcccttccctgcagcagggagattTGTGTGGCTGATGGGGGTGATGgcacagagagctgggaggtggttgagggagaggaggaaacagaGAGACCACAGAGGCAGATTGCTTATAAATCACTCCAGGGCTGCCAAGCCCTTGCCAGGCATCTGGGAGATTGTGTTATGCTATTTAATATAAAAAGCCAATAATCCCTGTGATAAAAGGATGATAAGAGGCAGCATGGCCTCGGGTCCCACAGGAGCTGGCCTGGATGCAGCCAGGGATGTCCCAGCCTCCCCCAGCATCCctgccaccaccactgccccaaCCCCTCTGGCCTCCCCAGCAAAGCTGGGCAGGGGTGGGTAGTGGGATGCACTGTAGGTGCCACGTGGGCAGACCTGTCCCCAGACCCTCAGCTGGAGATCTGCCTCTGCCCCAACTGTGAAGGCtcagagcaaagcaggcagcttgGTGCTGCGTGGCAATGTGAGAGGgtcagggatggagcaggtgAAAGActgccaggcagcccagcaAGGTGGGAACCTGGTGCTCAGGTGCCAACCATGCATCAAGTTGGCAGGGAGCCCTGAAGGgcgtcttgtccaaccctcctgcaggcagcagggacatctccaactagagcaggttgctcagggccccatcaagtttgatctCGAATGtcctcagggatggggccacaaccacatctctgggcaacctgttccaacatttcaccaccctcactgtgcagagcttcctcctgatgtccaacctacatcccacctgctccagtttcaaacccctgccccttgtcctagagCTACAGACCTTTCTGAAcagcccttcctcagcttccctgTAGTCCTCTtctgatactgaaatgcagGTCCAAGGTCaccatggagccttctcttctccaagctgaacatcccaagctctttctgtctgtgctgcagccctctgatcatctttgtggcctcctctggacccactccagcaggtccatgtccatGTCAGGAGAGAAACTCTGCACAAGGGTtttgctgccttgctgctggtgAAGATGGGCTGGGAAAAACAGGGGTGGTGGAAGGGGAGAAGCCCTCAGGCACCAGCACTGTGGCATGGGGCAGGCTCTGGCTAATAGCCCACAAGATGCCAACCACTGTGGCTTATCAAATGCCTCACAGGTGTCTGAGGATGGGGTGGCAGTGGGGGATGGCACTCTGCAAAGGCAGGCTTCACatcctggggagggactgggatTTGTTAGCAGCTGGTGTATGGATGGCAGCTGAAATTTAATGAGTTTGGGTGGGTCTCAGCCCTGCTTCCACTGGAAGGAGTCCACAGCATTCAAACCACAGCTGAGAAGccaaggaggagctgctggctgaacCATGCCACCTCCAGTGAGGTCCTttccacactgctgctcagggaagcCTGAATTCCTCAGCCTCCATCCTGCACAGCATTTCTCTGTGTGCTCAGCTTTAGCTCCAGTGGTCCTGAGGCAGGGAtgggaaggtaaaaaaaaaaaaaaaaatcttccttgtcTCAGGGCCTGAATTGCTGCTCTGCCTTTTtgatttcttcctctttaaCTCCAATATTCTTAGGGTAAAAGCAGAACCTTGGAGCCTACATTTCCACTGCAATGACAGCATGACTTTCACCTTGTGTCCAGagcttcagagaagaaaatgtctgTACAGCCTCCTCTCCTTGAACCAGTGCTGGAGCGGGATAGAATATCTGAATAATTTACAAAGGCTCTTCATtacacagatttatttttggCAGCTTTGTTAGACTGCTCCTTTTAGGAACGAATAGGAAGTTGCTCTGGTCTCATTAGGACATCCCTGTATGAACCtttcctgctggggctggggactgGGACAGCCAGTGGCTCCATTAGCAATGCTAAATATAAACCCCTGGTCCCCAGGtagccaggctccagcactagTGGCCAGTGACCTGGCAAGGGAGGATGTCCCCAGCCACAAGTCATGGAGAGTGGGAGCAGCGTCAGCATCTTCACTTCAGCCTCTGTgagagtccagagcagggccacaaaggtgagagcctggaatgggttgtgcagggaggtggttgaggctccatccctggaggtgtttgcagccaggctgggtgaggctctggccagcctgacctagtgtgaggtgtccctgcccatggcaggggggttggacctggctgagccttgtggtcccttccaaccctgactgattctaggattctatgatccaagggctggagcacctctgttgtGAGGataggcagagggagctgggggtgttcagcctggagaagactccagggggaccttggagctgccttagagctgccttcagtacctgaagggatcctccagagggacttttcttgagggtgtctagagacaggacaaaggggaatggtttgaagctgagggagagcagggtgagactggaggttaggaagttcttcagtagttcttcttaaggccaggctggatgtggctctgggcaacctcatctagtgtgaggtgtccctgcccatggcaggggggttggaactggatgatctttgaggtcccttccaaccctgacaattctgtgactcagtatgagagtggtgagattcTGGACCAGGACCAGGACCAGGACCAGGACCAGAACATTGACCAGCTGGGTGAAGAGTGGCTACCCTGTTTTTCCAACCCTTATTCTGCAGGGACCTCAAGCCTGCCTGCACTATTAATAATCCTTGGCATGAAGCTGTCACAGTTTTCACTAATACAGAGATtgtggaaatggaaaaaaagctgCTGCACAATACACAGGAGGTGTCACAATAACTCAGCTGCTGTATtgttctctttaaaaataaacagcacaacagcccagcctgcattgCTGGAGCCATGACGTGTGGGGGCtatttttaatcagaaaatgTACTGATTTTCAAAGATAgaagcagagcagcatctgAAACTGATGGAAGAAAGAAGGCAAATCGTATCCtcggctgcatcaaaagaagtgtggccagcagatccagagaggtgattctctcactctgctctggtgaggctggaatactgtgtccagctctggggttctcaacacaagaaggacattgaactgttggagtgggtccagaggaggccatgagatgatcagagggctggagcatctctcctaggaacacaggctgagagtgttggggttgttggggagaagagaaggctctggggagagcttatagtggccttccagtgcctgaaggtgacctgcaagaaagctggggaggggctggggagccAGATGCTTGTGAATTCCCTTGCCTTTGCCTTCCCTCAGCAAAGGCAGCACTGGaataaagcaaaccaaacccatgCAGACAAATCTGTGCAGGAGGACACAGAAATAAGCCACACCTGACAGTGCTCCCTGCATGGCCCAGCACAGTGCAGATCCCATAGTGCCACTTCAGATTTAAGAACTGGTAAGAAACTGGAGCAGTGGCTTTGTCAACAGCAAAACCCCAAGGACAAGAGgggatggcctcaagctgcaccaggggaagcttagattggatgttaggaagaatttccttattccaagagcagtcaggcattggaacaggctgcccagggaggtggtggagtcaccacctctggaggtgttgCCAAAATGAGCAGaggtggcactttgggacatggtctagtggcaAGGGAGgtgtcagtggttggacttgatgatctttgagggcttttccaaccataacGATTCTACCATTCCCTCTAACCCCAAGAAATAATGATGCAAGAATGATCTTTACTGGGGAGGTTGGTGCTTTTCGATGCAATTAAACCTGTGGGAAGCCAGAAGCCTCTGATCATAGACCTCAGCCAAGACCTCCTGCGGCGGTGGCTCAGCGGCGGCGTTAGCTCAGCCCCGACCCCGGTCCCGGTCCCAGCTGTGGCCAGCGTTCAGCCCGGGGCCTCGCTTCGGCACCGGCGGACGGAAGCAGGCCGGGGTCAGTGGAGCTACCACCGCCAGGCCGCAgcaccagcaggagctgggtggcCCCGGCCGGGGCTCAGGGAGTGCTCGGGAACCTCGTCGAGAGGACCGGAATGCCGGTGTGGGTACGGTACGGTAAGGCACGGCCCTGCCCCACCGTGGGGAGCCTGGCGGCCACGCGGAacctcagcctgcagcaccgGACACGGCCCGAACCACACTCAGCTCCCGCACCGCACCGCCCGTAGCCTCTCGCCCCGGCCGGTGCCCGCGGCCGCCGGCACTGCGCGGCGGGGGCGGGGACCGGCGGGGGCGGGGGCGGCCGTGGGCCCGCCCGGCCCGGggaggcggtggcggcggcggcaggtGGTGCCGAGCAGCCGCAGGACGGAGCCGGAGCCGCAGCCGCCATTAGACAATAGGCGccggcggcggggcggcgggAGCGGAGCGGGGCGAGCGGCGCGGCCGAGGCGGGGCGGCCGCGGGGCCGTGGGCGGCCGGGCCCGGTGCGGACAAAGGCGGCGGTGCGGGGAGCCGCGGCGGGCTCGGGAGCAGCAGGCGgcggcaccaccaccaccaccaccaccactactaCCACCACCAGCACCGGGCCGCTCCGTGCGGGGACCGAGCCGCAGCCTGACATGATGTTTCCACAAAGCCGGCACTCGGTACGGCGGCGGCCGCGGGGCGGGGCTGGGCACGGCACCGGCGGACGGCGGGGGCCGCAGGCTGGCCCGGTGCGGGGGGCCGCTCGGCCTCCCGGTGGCGGCGCTGGAGGGGCCGAGGTGCCCGAGcgcctcccgccgccgccgACAGCGAGAGGGCGGAGATCTCCGCGCCCCGCCGGGCCCCGCGGCGGCCGAAGCGTCCTGGCCGTTGCCGGGGGGCGGTGGGGACTGGAGGCAGCGCCCGGGGAAGGGCCCCACGGGTGACCTTGGGCGCGTCCTGGGCCTCAGCTTGCTGGGCCGCCAGCCGCCGAGCATGGGCTCCTTTGCGGGGTCTGAGCCCCGAGGCGAGGCGTCCCGGGGCCGGTACCGGGGTGAAGGAAGGGTCGCTTGTCCTGCGCCCAGCGCTGCCTTCTCTTGTTCTAGGGCTCCTCTCACCTGCCGCAGCAGCTGAAGTTCACGACCTCTGACTCCTGCGACCGCATCAAGGACGagttccagctcctgcaggctcaGTACCACAGGTACGTGTCCCCGCGGGGCCGCCCGGCCCTGCCCGCAGCCTCCGCTGGGCTGCCCGGTGGTGGCACGACACGAAGGGATCGCTCTggttcttctccttccttgcttCGCTGACCGGCCAGGGACACCCTGGTCGCTTAACTTTGGTCACCTTTGGCCAGAGATGGACCTAAAGCAACAGGATTAGTTGCATCCACTTGGGAGCCCAGCGAGCAGAATGtgaatttttccttctccagccaAGGTCTTTCCTCTGAGCACTGCTCGGCCAGCACCGTGCTGAGCCTTTTGCCAGGCCTCCTGCCTCTTGCTGGGAGTTTTCCTTGGTTGTTCTTTGCTGGCTGCCGTTCTTGGCCGGCCAgtgcagcagggagcacttcAGTCCAAAAGCTTCCACTCCTCTCTGGGCGTGTGTGGAGATGCATCTGCTGACCTGCAAGCTGGCTTATGATgtgctgcctctgtgtgtggaaaaaaaaaagtgaagcttTTGGGTTAAATGCAACTGGGTGATGCCCTCTGCTACAGCCTGGCAGGCTGAGAGGTGCCAGTTGTGCCTGTGCCTCGGTGCCATGTGGGTGCAacttccctgcctgcttttcccccagcctgggctctgctgggcagctgggtcgagctggcaggagcaggcagaaaaGCTGCTGGGAAGTAGCTGTTTCCTGGTATCCCTGTGTCTGGGCATTGCCAGCAAGTGAGGAGGGCAGCCTGTTGGAAAGGGAGGCTGTCCCCCCCACACCACACTCTACCCCCTGGATTTAATCTGCTCAAGAAGAAGCAGGTTTTATGTAGGTGAAGCTGTTTCTTGTTTGAAACCTAAAACCACAGCACATGCTGGCTGGAGTTGCTGGGCTGGTGAGTTGGAGTCTCATAAAacactgggagcagcagcactttctcTGAAGGGTGTGAAGAActgaggggaaaggggggggggggggggaaaaacaacaccaaaaaaaaaaaaaaatctcttctggaGGGATGTGCAGCACTTgggcctcccccccccaccatccAGAAATGGATCTGGCTTTGGTTTTGAAGTTGTGTTGGAGCATCTCTCGAGTGCTGCAGCAAGACCCATGCTAGAAACCTGCCCCAGCAATCAGCTGAGGGGAGGCAAagccctccctgagcagccaccGCCGCTTCTGCTCAGCGTTCTGCTCCCCACCAAAAGGATTTGGCAGCTCAGTGTCCAGCTGGAGGATGGCCTTGTGCCGCTTCTCTGGAATGCTTGCTTGGTGGGAACTCCAGCTGGGAaggtggggattgggctctgCTGTGGTCACCACTTGTGCCAGCGCAGCGTGGCCCAGCTCCAAGCCGCCCCTCGGAGCCTGGACGGTGGTGCCGAGAAACCAGGACGGAGCTGTGCAaggaagcagctgctctgtggatATCGATTCTCTCACCtcctgtttgtgtttttttgttggttttgggtttttttttgttggttttggggtttgttttttttttttccttactgtcTTCTGGCTTTTCAGCTTGAAGTTGGAATGTGACAAACTAGCCAGCGAGAAATCGGAGATGCAGCGTCACTACGTCATGGTAAGGATGgaccctggcagcccagagcttgTGGGTGGCATGGTGGGGACTCCACTGAGCAGGTGCCCACTGGGTTGAGCCTTTGCCCCCATGAAGCAGCAGGTCTCTGGGCAAGGCTGGCGTTGGCTTtgctgaaaatgctgctttgggggttttgttctgGTTCGTGCTGTCTGCATGCGGTAGCTTGGGGAAGTGGCAGAGAATTGCTGAGCGTAGAGAGCTGGTGGGCACAGGGCTGACTGCTGAATGCCTGGGGATGGGGTCCTTGGATTTGCCACTGCTTGacctggctgtgccctgggggaAGGGACAGCCCTTTTGCACCCAAGAAagagctgcagggggttggcgtGCAGGCATCTGGGGATGTGGGGAGAGTCGTGGCCAGCGAAAGACAAAGCTGTGCTCTGAGAAGCCATGAAGCTGCCAAATCCCACAGGCCTGATGGGAGTGGAAGCAGAAaccagctgctgtgcaagaGCTGAACCCTCTGCACCTTCTTCTGAccccagcagccttgcagagccctggtgctgagtgctggcacGTCTTTGCCGGTGCCTGTGTCCCGGCGCAGAGTGTGCAAACCTGAGGGCAGAGCCTCGTTACAGGCATGAGGAGTGATGCCACAACGTGAGCAGCAGGCTTAGCTGTAGCTCAGGAGAGAAATCTGCCAGGAAACAGCCATGTTCTTGGAGACAGCCTGGTGGCTTGCCTGCCAGGTGATGCCTCTCTCTTCCCACGCCTGGAAgagccctcacagcagaggggaggaatgccaggcaggggctgtgttttctcttcctttcctatCGAGGAGATAACAGTTAGCTTGTGATACCTTCCATAAAGATGAGCTGGAGCCTtcttgccagctgctgctgcacctgccctgggaagggagagagaagctgtatAAAATGAATACAGCCACTCTGCAAGGCAGAGTTAGGGCTTGAAAACCAGAAATAAGGGAGCTGGCCACTCCATCCTCTTGCACTGTCTTGGGTGTTGAGACTCCAAGGCCTTGGGAAGCAAGGGGGCCAAGGAGGCCACTTGCTTTCCTTGTCTCTTACTAGGGAAGGCTGCCACTGTTCTGCTTCCTGAGCCTTGCAGACTCTGAGAtatgtttttgttctttttttttttttcttgcggttgtgtttggtttgttgttttttttttttttgttgttgttggtttggctgtttgtttggggtggttttttgttttttttttttgtttttttttttggttttttttcccttgatgcTGACAGTCTCCAGCAATGCTTCTGGTTCcctcagcagaggggaagggcTCTTGCTTGTTGTGCAGCACtcctgagctctgcaggcacagcagctcctgcctggtcTGCGTTGGCTGAGCCTGGagtcacacagagctgctggcgCTCCCCACCCGCAGCACAGAGGcaggggaagcagagaggcagaggcagggggagCACAGAGGAGGGGTTCTGTGAATGTGCAGCACTGCTacagctgctctctctctctctttttttttttctttttttctttctttttcaaacaAGTCACAATTAAGCAGCTTGGGGGTCAGGCTTCTGCTTCCGGCTCGGGCTTCTGAATGCAAAGAAGCTtggagagccagcagcagtggtagAGTAGACTGAGATCATAGTGAGGGCAAGCTGGGTGCTCCTCAGCCAGTCCCAGGATGCCAAAGATCTTCTTGCATTAACTCAGCAGAgatctggggtttgtttgtttctttttcccttcgGAAGACCCAAGATTGGagcctgcaggctgcccagcagtggtggcagagcagactgagatcaTGGTGAGGGCAAGCTGGGTGCTCCTCAGCCAGGCCCAGGATGCCAAAGATCTCCTTGCATTAACTCAGCAcagatgtggatttttttttctttttcttgcccttTGGAAGACTCAGGATTGCAGcatgcaggctgcccagcagtggtggcagagCAGACAGATCATGGTGAGGACAAGCTGGGTGCATCTCAGCCAGTCCCAGGATGCCAAAGATCTTCTCCTTGCATTAACTAAGCACAGatgtggatttttgttttgttttgttttgttttttttttcccctttccctttggAAGACTCAGGATTGCAGCCtgcaagctgcaggaggagatttCTAAACTCTCAAATATCAAGCCTTAAAACAGCTTCTTCCAGGGGTCAGGAATTAGCTCCTTCTGCCAATAGCTTGCTCTGgagctgcctgtggctgctgtgcagggattttttttttttttttttttttcctgggtggTTTTTCTGcgaggggtttgggttttttccacacAGCTTCTCCCCAaacagctggagctgtgtgctgcagctggatgtgttaCTTGCTAGCTGAAGCCCAGTTGTGATCTCTTCCctttgctgctgaagcagcCACGTGGGCTTTGGGATGTTGGCCAGGCAAAGCTTCTTAGGGTCAGGCTGTGCCTCCCTTTTGGCTCATGGAAGTCTGTGGAGccctgagccttttttttttttttctttttttttttttttttcctccaggttTGAAGCAGCATCACTCACTCTCAccttgctgcaggctgctgaaaGGTGGCTGTGAGGGGGTGGTGCATGGGGCCCAGCTGGCAAATTCCCAGGTCTCCatctgcagctgtgtgaggCTGAAGCAGGATggggcagggcagtgcctggGCTTGGTGCTTCTGCTTCACACCTGGAGTTGAGCCTCTCTCTGtttgcctcctgctgctctcctctctccttccagcctTTGCTAGGAAAgctgcatggagctgctttaCCTGGTGGAGACTTCTAATGtcattttgtgccttttttttttttttttttttctctcccactcTGCAGTATTATGAGATGTCCTACGGGCTGAATATTGAAATGCACAAACAGGTAGGGTGAAGGCATCTCCAAGGGCTCTTAACTCCTGAGCAGGGTGGGTTGGCTGCTGTGCTTTGCCCTCTTTGTCACTCCAGTGGCATTGCAGCAACCAGAAATGCCATGAGCCTGTAAAATGGCAGAGCTGCCTTCAAAAGGCAGGGACCCCCAACCCCTCAGGAAGGTGGTGCTGGCCTTGAGGGCTCCCACCCCAGGCTGTGGGCACCCTCTGGTTCTCCCCAGGGCCTGAACAGGTAGCTAAGCACTGGGCAAAggtctggagctgcagctctgagttAGTCAGCAGATGCAAACCCAGGGTGGAGGGCAAAAGATgacccccccccagcccaggtccCTCCCACCCTACTTTCAGGCTCTGGGTGGGTTCCTGGCTCTGCCACCTTGCCCTGGtgcccaggaaggttttgtTGTGGTCACCCTAATAGGACAAACACTTCTGGTTCCCCCCCCCCAGGCTCTTGCTGCAGTCAGGCCAGAACTTCTGGGCTGTGATTAGGTAACCTGATGGCAAACCTTCTAAGAaatccaggctgcagcacagtcTCCATCACAAGGAGGCTAAGTTTGTTCATTACCCTCACTGATGGTTGTTAATTATCCCCAGTGGCTAATTACCTGTGCTTGTTAACACCAGGAGCCTCCTCTGAGCCTGACTAGCTGGCTTGCAGCTTCCCAGTCAGAAAGTCACTTCTGCTGTGGCTCAGTTGGAAACTTCTTAGCACAagttctgctcctcacagaggcATTTTGGTGCCTCCCATCCCATCAGCCACGGGAAGCCCATGAGACTGGCTTTGCTGGGTGAACTGGCATCTTGCTGAAGGATCTGAGCCATGAGTCACCACTGCTGCCCCATGAGCTGTCTCCCAGTGTAGTCTGCTCCcctgtggtgctggtggaggcCCTCTTGGGTAGTTTTGGTGGGTGCCCAAAGCCCTTGGCTCTGTATGACTCCCATTGGAAAGTGGTTTGCAAAGGGCTTTGCCAGGAGGAGGTCATTTAACCACCCCAAATGTGCCACCTGCTTGTGAATCTGAGactgctttggcttggaaggaaccttagaggTCCTCTAATttcaaccctctgccatgggcagggacacctcctaccagcccaggctgctcaaaggcctcatccagcctggccttgaacgcctccagggatgaggcatccacaacctgttccagagtctcaccagcctgacagtgaagaagcttctgaGTGGCTccagtcctgcatctgggccacagggcaggctggcagtggGCAAACATTTGcctctggggagggggagcccCAGGGGGGGAGCAGAGTGTGTCCCTCTGTGGCTGCATGCTGAGTGTGATTCAAcacattccccccccccccaacctggGTCTGTCCTAAAGCTTCCTCTCTGGCTGCTCCCAGTTGGATGAATGAATATCAGGGAGCCAGAGAGGGAATATGGAGAACTTATCTTTGCCCTTCAGCAGCATTGATTGGTTTCATCCTCGGGGTGACCCCACCAGGGCCTCAGGACACTGCCAGCATCTttgaggggaaggggggggggaacctTTGCTTAGGTCCATTGGGGAAGCTTGGGCCAtgcctggggaaggggaggatggtgctgagggtcacCTGATGCCTTTCCTCTGCACTCTTCACATCCTTCCAGGCTGAAATTGTCAAGAGGCTAAATGGGATTTGTGCACAGGTTCTGCCCTACCTTTCTCAAGaggtgagtcacagaatcacagagtggttaggggctggaagggacctctggagatagaGCCCAACCCTTCTTCCAAGGCAgcttcacctagagaaggtcacccCAGGAGCACAGCCAAGCAGGGTCTGAATGTCtcacagtgcattagaggttggaaggcacctcccaagatcatccagcccaaagcagggttcacccagggtagtctgcacaggaatgcatccaggtggggtttggaaaggcttccagagatggagactccaccac
Above is a genomic segment from Indicator indicator isolate 239-I01 chromosome 36, UM_Iind_1.1, whole genome shotgun sequence containing:
- the TLE5 gene encoding TLE family member 5 isoform X1 — encoded protein: MMFPQSRHSGSSHLPQQLKFTTSDSCDRIKDEFQLLQAQYHSLKLECDKLASEKSEMQRHYVMYYEMSYGLNIEMHKQAEIVKRLNGICAQVLPYLSQEHQQQVLGAIERAKQVTAPELNSIIRQQLQAHQLSQLQALALPLTPLPVGLQPPSLPAVSAGTGLLSLSALGSQAHLSKEDKNGHDGDAHQDDDGEKSD
- the TLE5 gene encoding TLE family member 5 isoform X2, yielding MMFPQSRHSGSSHLPQQLKFTTSDSCDRIKDEFQLLQAQYHSLKLECDKLASEKSEMQRHYVMYYEMSYGLNIEMHKQAEIVKRLNGICAQVLPYLSQEHQQQVLGAIERAKQVTAPELNSIIRQLQAHQLSQLQALALPLTPLPVGLQPPSLPAVSAGTGLLSLSALGSQAHLSKEDKNGHDGDAHQDDDGEKSD